In one window of Cryptococcus neoformans var. neoformans JEC21 chromosome 7 sequence DNA:
- a CDS encoding protein phosphatase regulator, putative — protein MVNMDIVSFPKPDATRTTSHRADSKAEIEMVENAGYELSNVVQPAALMPKGQLLGSIFISPPTPEQIDSPTEEVTITPPMKQAVRRSSSPRIELMGASIPSTVIPACTSPSNSPLSSNHSSPASTKVALPIPLHVLPEVRSPPRKSLALTADSLHLAAKRGRRTRLFGFTELKDSNQSSPASSAKSSPEGTPQVRPHNLCRASASLSSAVTEPKSAQITPASTPSIPLLPPRRHPNTVSNSAPIHVPSRRRDNGLRLNFDGITPISLSSEDVKGVVHTSPYPNVLVRKKSGEILKSALKQNSSDGSVGSVTPFSEAGQPRFETRSCPNTPICPKYVHFDTQLERVKLFSHDQKPQVVSRDGLAVREDDGDEFPLGLEAEKVLKMSLPNFPTYQDPSSDLYLESLFLSDDRQSIKGVMMCKNIAFQKWVAVRFTFDWWQTTSEVTAVHKESVRGGTYDRFLFTIKLGDMLPNIVQKTLFLAIRYNTGGREVWDSNGGQNYRVNFIKERPARQPLRGARDTAPIEPGMGKAVGGRSSQWSVTGDQEDRMADLRAKLSMVSEDDAGLHVFPNGSRHAYPNRGRKADNPGFTAHDSKATELPGKGVSLAARYDFGAALHTARRNSSSSPVGTSSKLSEIKTGLRSSGEESKVGHAASGFYSPKFDQTEVFGDSAFISSEFVSSPKAIHVPVLKVESPSPPATEASTPVSRIPSPKPSSLPSQPSLYRTQSAPAKFTIGDPAESNSSEDSPPQLDTSSISTITPPESPMSPSDLGSFGRWSPTTMSSNGSLSSLASYSSLIEQFCWAGDPSVSASSQTNYSSGSFDDYFSHSHSGFTTPRAGTPNATPNATSNSSIAYTGGSNITPTRNENEPVDNMISDGFVGRTARSPMVF, from the exons ATGGTTAACATGGATATCGTTTCTTTCCCCAAACCAGACGCGACGAGGACCACATCCCACAGAGCCGATAGCAAAGCAGAGATAGAGATGGTAGAGAATGCTGGTTATGAGTTGAGCAATGTTGTCCAGCCTGCAGCATTGAT GCCAAAAGGACAATTGTTGGGTTCGATTTTCATCTCACCTCCAACCCCTGAACAAATCGATTCTCCCACGGAGGAAGTCACCATTACCCCACCAATGAAGCAGGCAGTGAGAAGGTCTTCAAGCCCTCGCATTGAATTAATGGGGGCCTCCATCCCGTCTACCGTCATTCCAGCATGTACTTCTCCCAGCAACAgtcctctttcttccaatCACTCGTCACCGGCATCGACAAAGGTCGCCTTACCTATCCCCCTCCATGTACTGCCGGAAGTGCGCTCGCCACCGCGCAAGTCACTCGCACTGACGGCAGACTCTCTGCATTTGGCAGCTAAAAGGGGTCGCCGCACCCGGTTATTTGGCTTTACAGAATTGAAAGACAGTAATCAAAGCTCCCCTGCTAGTTCAGCTAAGAGTTCTCCTGAAGGCACGCCCCAAGTCAGACCTCATAACTTGTGCCGGGCTAGTGCATCCTTATCCTCTGCTGTGACTGAGCCAAAATCTGCTCAGATAACCCCTGCGTCTACCCCCTCGATTCCTTTACTGCCTCCCCGTCGTCATCCCAACACTGTCTCCAATAGTGCTCCCATTCATGTGCCATCACGTCGTCGAGATAACGGCCTGCGGTTGAACTTTGACGGCATCACCCCTATTTCTCTGTCATCGGAAGATGTGAAAGGCGTAGTTCATACCTCTCCTTATCCCAACGTCTTGGTACGCAAGAAATCTGGGGAGATACTCAAATCAGCTTTGAAGCAGAACAGCTCTGATGGCAGCGTGGGTAGTGTTACCCCTTTCTCAGAGGCAGGTCAGCCCCGTTTTGAAACAAGATCATGTCCCAACACACCAATCTGCCCAAAGTATGTCCATTTCGATACACAACTGGAGCGTGTCAAGCTATTTTCGCACGATCAGAAGCCTCAGGTTGTGAGTCGCGATGGTTTGGCTGTTCGGGAAGACGATGGCGACGAGTTTCCACTCGGTTTGGAAGCCGAGAAAGTCCTGAAGATGTCATTGCCCAACTTTCCGACGTATCAGGATCCGAGTTCTGACCTTTATTTGGAATCGTTGTTCCTCAGTGATGACCGTCAGTCCATTAAAGGCGTCATGATGTGTAAGAATATAGCATTTCAAAAGTGGGTCGCTGTGCGGTTCACTTTCGATTGGTGGCAAACAACGTCAGAAGTGACTGCCGTCCACAAGGAATCGGTGAGAGGCGGAACTTACGATCGATTCCTTTTTACGATCAAGCTGGGAGATATGCTGCCCAATATTGTACAAAAGACGTTGTTCTTGGCTATACGCTACAACACAGGTGGACGGGAAGTGTGGGATTCCAATGGGGGTCAGAATTATCGAGTCAATTTCATCAAGGAGCGTCCTGCACGTCAGCCTCTTCGAGGCGCCAGGGATACAGCGCCAATTGAGCCCGGTATGGGTAAGGCAGTGGGTGGAAGGTCTTCCCAATGGAGCGTGACAGGAGATCAGGAAGATCGCATGGCTGATTTACGGGCCAAACTGAGCATGGTgtcagaagatgatgcgGGTCTTCATGTATTCCCGAACGGCTCTCGGCATGCTTATCCCAATAGAGGTCGCAAAGCCGACAACCCTGGGTTTACAGCACATGATAGCAAGGCGACAGAGCTGCCAGGAAAAGGTGTCTCTTTGGCGGCCAGATATGACTTTGGGGCTGCACTTCACACAGCTAGACGCAACAGCTCGAGCTCTCCTGTCGGTACCTCTTCCAAACTTTCGGAGATTAAGACCGGCCTCCGAAGCTCTGGAGAGGAATCAAAAGTTGGCCATGCCGCGTCTGGTTTCTATTCTCCCAAGTTTGACCAGACGGAAGTTTTTGGCGACAGTGCCTTCATCTCGTCTGAATTCGTCAGCTCTCCAAAGGCCATTCATGTACCTGTCCTCAAGGTTGAGagtccttctcctcctgcaACAGAAGCGTCAACACCGGTCTCCAGAATACCTTCTCCCAAGCCCTCCTCGTTGCCCTCCCAGCCTTCGCTCTACCGGACACAATCCGCTCCGGCAAAATTCACTATCGGTGATCCCGCCGAAAGCAACTCCAGCGAAGACTCGCCACCTCAACTCGACACTTCAAGCATCTCTACTATTACCCCTCCGGAATCTCCCATGTCCCCCTCTGATCTGGGGTCGTTCGGTAGATGGAGCCCGACCACTATGTCGTCTAACGGCAGTTTGTCCAGTTTGGCAAGCTACAGTAGCCTTATTGAACA GTTTTGCTGGGCTGGCGATCCTTCAGTCTCTGCATCCTCCCAAACGAATTATTCCTCAGGTTCTTTCGATGATTACTTTTCACACTCTCATTCGGGATTCACCACGCCTCGCGCTGGTACCCCTAATGCCACCCCCAATGCCACTTCTAATTCATCAATCGCTTATACCGGAGGCTCCAATATTACACCTACAAGGAATGAGAACGAGCCAGTCGACAACATGATCAGCGATGGCTTTGTCGGAAGGACAGCGAGGTCACCAATGGTGTTTTAA